The genomic segment CATTCTTGCCCTTATGGTTGATTATCAATATTCTAAACAAGAAATCCTCACTGCATATTTAAATAATGTCTATCTGGGGCATGCCTCACCATTCGAACTCCGTGGTATTGCAGCAGCTTCTGACTATATTCTTGGTAAGGATCTTAAAAATCTCAACCTCAAAGAATGTGCTATCATAGCGGGATTAATACGTTCACCAAATTCAGCATCCCCATTGCGTAACCACAGCTTTGCCGCCCAACGAACTCAGACTGTCTTAAACCAGATGGCAAATATGGGAGACAGTCTTGCTGCTGAAACCCAAGTGAAAGACAAACTTATTCGTATTAAACATAAAAGCATTCTGCATAAAATGAGTTGGTATTTTGACCAGATTGCTAAAGAAATAAAATTACGAAAACTTGATACCAGCGACCATACCAGACACCTTACAATCCAGACACCGCTTGATCCCTGGATGCAGATCAGTGCCACCAAAGTGCTCAAACAACAACTGAACAAGCTCGACCCCGTTTCAGCAAACAAGCAAAAACCACTGCAGGGGGCAACAGTCATCCTGGATCCATATTCCGGCGGGGTCAAGGCACTGGTTGGCGGCCGCGATTACCTCAAAAACTCGTTTAATAGAGCTGTCGATGCACAAAGGCCGATGGGATCACTGATAAAACCATTCATCTATCTGACAGCTCTTGGGGGTATAGATGCGGCAGGATTCATCACCCAGGCTGATACGGTAAATGATTCACCTATTACTGTTGGACAGGGAAAATCAAAGTGGAAACCGCATAACTACGATAAAAAATATTTAGGGAAAATTACAATCAGAAAGGCGTTGGCAGATTCTAGAAATATCCCCGCAGTCAAGATTGGACAGCGTATTGGCGTAGAAAAATTCCTTCCGGTTTTACGAAAGACAGGGATTACTGAAATACAGCAAGCTTATCCTTCAATTTTTCTCGGTGCTGTAGAAACAAGTCCCCTTAAAATTGCGGGCAGTTACGCAACAATTGCAAATGGTGGAAACTTCACCAAACCACACCTTATAAATAAAATTTTCAAGGACGACACACTCATATATTTTCAGCAACCTGCTCAAGCACTCTTTTCGCCAGCTACCTGTTATATCATGACAGATATGCTGCAAAACGCCCTCAACAATGGCACAGGAAAGAGAAGCAGAAAATATGGTTTCACCCATCTTGGAGCAGGTAAAACCGGAACGACAAATGCTGGACGAGATTCATGGTTTGCAGGTTATACCAATTCTCTGGTTACGGTCACGTGGGTAGGAAAAGATAACAACAGCCCAACCAAATTAACTGGTTCTTCTGGTGCCCTTAAAATCTGGTCTTCCACAATGCAGGATATCCTTGGTCAAGGAAGAGATAAGGATTTTACGACACCTACAGGCATTGAAACAGCCGAGATTAATTCAGCCACCGGGCAAAAAGCTAGCCTCTTTGACACCAACGTGGAATCAATGGCATTCATCCTTGGCACTGCCCCTACCGCAATAGACAATAATGAATATATCCGCCAACAGTTCGTGGCCATTAAAAAGACCCTTCATCTAGAAAACTTAAAGAAAACACACAAAACCCTGCTTAAAGGTGGGAGTGAAAATATTTCTGATTACACATCCTGGATGTCAGAGCAGTATGAAAAAACGAAAAATTGGCTCACCCAATGAAGCTCTTTTACCAGCAGAATATGTGGTTTGGACTTAAGAAGATGAAGCGCGCCCCTGGTTTTGTAGACATTCCTGAGTCATAAGAGACGACTGACAACTTTCGCAAAAAGTTGTTTCATCAGCATTTGCATAGCCGTAGCTTATACATATTTTGCACATATTTCTTACTCTTTGAATCTCTTTTTAAATTTTTACTGTTTTTCAAATATCCTACGAATAGTACCTAATAGGCAAAAAGCTATTTACAGCCAAAGATTGACAGAAAAACAGAACGGAGATTATGGCAAGGCTGAACCAACACCGCACTTACATTATCTTTTCCACCAGCATCAAGCGCCTTTCCAATAAGCTTTTGCACCACTTTTTTGCCAGTTTTCGCTAAATTTAAAACAGCAGTGATTTCATCTGCACAAATCATTCCATACAGGCCATCACTACAGAGCAGAAATTGATCTCCTTGCTGAAGTTCATAAACATCAACAACTGTTCTTTTAAGACTATCTCGCTTACCGCCAATTGCCTGACTGAGCACATGCCTCAGATGATGACGGACAGCCTCTTCAGCAGTCAATCGACCCATATTCACATAGCGTTGAACTTCAGTTTGATCTTCAGTGAGTTGCTCAAGAATTTTGTTTCTTACTCTGTAAATACGGCTATCACCTACCTGAACCGTGTACGCTCTGTTCTTTCGTATAAGCAGAAGGGAGAGCGTTGAACCCATTCCAAATAAATGAGGTTTTTCTTTGCCCAGAGATAATATCTTTTTGTTTATTTTATAGACGATTTTCTCCAGCAAAAAGCAAATATCTTTTTCCTCTACCGTCTCTTGGGCTTCAATATCTTTAATATGTTGAAAATATTGTTTTTCCACTTCAAAACAAATTATCCTACTTGCTGTTTCACCAGCAGCATAGCCACCCATTCCATCTGCTACCGCATATA from the Desulfotalea psychrophila LSv54 genome contains:
- a CDS encoding transglycosylase domain-containing protein, whose protein sequence is MNKQKESSTRSQNNKAPVKRKTHRRKSRSSRHKSPFFLFLTLLIAFAGISTAVFFIRPIDLFSRYIALTDTIEMVLTEKYNILQTNGFLANTGDDLNAKNFLHRLQERGYTRVNHHPKMAGTFNIEGNILYLYTHANQGLSSGKRYKFTLQKSILTSISSAADSTLLESLAFPPLNLTYFIDSVWEIRTPVSYDEIPEDLINAVIATEDQSFFSHYGVDVKGIIRATLSNLQAGRVVQGGSTITQQLVKVLSKNDERSLSRKLREAILALMVDYQYSKQEILTAYLNNVYLGHASPFELRGIAAASDYILGKDLKNLNLKECAIIAGLIRSPNSASPLRNHSFAAQRTQTVLNQMANMGDSLAAETQVKDKLIRIKHKSILHKMSWYFDQIAKEIKLRKLDTSDHTRHLTIQTPLDPWMQISATKVLKQQLNKLDPVSANKQKPLQGATVILDPYSGGVKALVGGRDYLKNSFNRAVDAQRPMGSLIKPFIYLTALGGIDAAGFITQADTVNDSPITVGQGKSKWKPHNYDKKYLGKITIRKALADSRNIPAVKIGQRIGVEKFLPVLRKTGITEIQQAYPSIFLGAVETSPLKIAGSYATIANGGNFTKPHLINKIFKDDTLIYFQQPAQALFSPATCYIMTDMLQNALNNGTGKRSRKYGFTHLGAGKTGTTNAGRDSWFAGYTNSLVTVTWVGKDNNSPTKLTGSSGALKIWSSTMQDILGQGRDKDFTTPTGIETAEINSATGQKASLFDTNVESMAFILGTAPTAIDNNEYIRQQFVAIKKTLHLENLKKTHKTLLKGGSENISDYTSWMSEQYEKTKNWLTQ
- a CDS encoding PP2C family protein-serine/threonine phosphatase, which translates into the protein MDFKAYALTDKGLSRDNNEDCFVIADKDPEQGTLYAVADGMGGYAAGETASRIICFEVEKQYFQHIKDIEAQETVEEKDICFLLEKIVYKINKKILSLGKEKPHLFGMGSTLSLLLIRKNRAYTVQVGDSRIYRVRNKILEQLTEDQTEVQRYVNMGRLTAEEAVRHHLRHVLSQAIGGKRDSLKRTVVDVYELQQGDQFLLCSDGLYGMICADEITAVLNLAKTGKKVVQKLIGKALDAGGKDNVSAVLVQPCHNLRSVFLSIFGCK